One part of the Salmo salar chromosome ssa28, Ssal_v3.1, whole genome shotgun sequence genome encodes these proteins:
- the lhcgr gene encoding lutropin-choriogonadotropic hormone receptor isoform X1 gives MMSISLLFLFYPSVLLFFGFGCRYASSFVCPGICRCSSNTIRCNNITEKSVPMSERGPRLVLKHLTMSTIASHTFDGLRRVQHIEIGQSVALETIETLAFNNLLDLNEIFIKNTRSLVHIARRTFNNLPKLRYLSISNTGITVFPDMTSIHSLEPWNQNFVLDICDNLYLLSIPVNAFVGMTTEYTAMNLFNNGIREIQDYAFNGTKINKLVLKNNRNLRVIHREAFKGAVGPRILDVSSTAIETLPSHGLNSVVELVARTAYGLKRLPPFRGLGNLQKAHLTYNSHCCALLTWDTHRDSPINAAQHNGSRPTYCDDSQSEKFPAGMVDSSDTSLLVEIHGTNKDVEDESYGGVDFQYPELGLYCQTRPTLQCTPEADAFNPCEDIAGFSFLRVAIWFINILAIIGNLTVLLIFFTSRCKLTVPRFLMCHLAFADFCIGVYLLMIAAVDLHTRGHYSEHAIDWQTGAGCSAAGFLSVFGGELSVYTLSTITLERWHTITHALQLEKRLGLAQAAGIMAGGWLICLGMAMLPLVGVSSYSRVSMCLPMDVKTPLAQAFILLLLFFNVGAFLVVCVCYVLIYLAVRNPQFPSRSADAKIAKRMAVLIFTDLLCMAPISFFAISAAFKVPLITVTNSKILLVLFFPINSCANPFLYAIFTKAFRKDVYLLLSNMGCCENKANMYRMKAYCSENLVKSSSGNKGTLICTTQMMDPLPLQSQQLKDDGDLGTI, from the exons ATGATGTCGATATCGCTGTTGTTCCTGTTCTACCCGTCTGTTTTGCTGTTCTTTGGCTTTGGCTGCCGGTACGCTTCGAGCTTTGTGTGTCCGGGTATCTGCCGATGTTCCTCCAACACCATTAGATGTAACAACATCACGGAGAAGTCCGTTCCAATGAGCGAAAGGGGTCCAAGACT GGTCCTGAAGCATCTGACTATGAGCACAATAGCCAGCCACACCTTTGATGGCCTGAGAAGAGTCCAGCATAT AGAAATCGGTCAAAGTGTTGCCTTGGAAACCATAGAGACCCTTGCATTCAACAATCTTCTCGACCTCAATGAAAT CTTCATTAAGAACACACGGAGCCTGGTGCACATCGCTCGAAGGACGTTCAACAACCTTCCTAAGCTGCGTTATCT GAGTATATCCAACACTGGGATAACGGTGTTTCCTGACATGACTTCTATCCATTCTCTGGAACCTTGGAACCAAAATTTTGTCTT GGATATCTGTGACAACCTCTATCTTCTGTCAATACCAGTAAATGCTTTCGTTGGCATGACAACTGAATATACTGCAAT GAACCTGTTCAACAACGGCATTAGAGAAATACAAGACTATGCCTTTAATGGGACCAAGATAAACAAATT GGTTTTAAAGAATAACCGAAACCTCAGAGTGATCCATAGGGAAGCTTTTAAAGGAGCGGTGGGCCCTAGGATACT AGATGTCTCGTCGACGGCGATAGAGACTTTGCCGTCACATGGCCTCAATTCTGTCGTGGAGCTGGTTGCCCGTACAGCCTACGGCCTAAAGCGACTACCCCCTTTCAGGGGTCTGGGCAACCTGCAGAAGGCACACCTCACCTACAACAGCCACTGCTGTGCCTTACTCACCTGGGACACACACAG GGATTCTCCAATCAATGCAGCACAACATAATGGATCTAGGCCTACGTATTGTGATGACAGTCAGTCTGAAAA GTTTCCAGCTGGTATGGTGGACTCATCCGACACATCCCTACTGGTGGAAATACATGGAACAAACAAAGATGTGGAAGATGAGTCCTACGGAGGTGTGGATTTCCAGTATCCAGAACTAGGGTTATACTGTCAGACCAGACCAACCCTCCAGTGTACCCCAGAGGCTGACGCCTTTAACCCGTGTGAAGACATAGCAG GTTTCAGTTTTCTCAGAGTCGCCATCTGGTTCATCAACATCCTGGCGATCATTGGCAACCTGACGGTCCTCCTCATCTTCTTCACCAGTCGCTGTAAACTCACCGTGCCACGCTTCCTCATGTGTCATCTGGCCTTCGCTGACTTCTGCATCGGCGTCTACCTCCTTATGATTGCCGCGGTCGACCTCCACACCCGAGGCCACTACAGTGAGCACGCCATCGATTGGCAGACGGGAGCAGGTTGTAGTGCGGCGGGCTTCCTGTCTGTGTTCGGTGGGGAGCTGTCGGTGTACACGTTGTCGACTATCACTCTGGAGCGCTGGCATACGATAACTCATGCCTTGCAGCTGGAGAAGAGGCTAGGCCTGGCGCAGGCTGCTGGCATCATGGCTGGAGGGTGGTTGATCTGTCTGGGGATGGCCATGCTCCCCCTGGTGGGGGTCAGCAGCTACAGCAGG GTGAGCATGTGCCTTCCCATGGACGTAAAGACTCCTCTGGCCCAAGCTTtcatcctcctgctcctcttcttCAACGTGGGGGCGTTCCTGGTGGTCTGCGTCTGCTACGTCCTCATCTACCTGGCAGTACGGAACCCCCAGTTCCCCAGCCGCAGTGCAGATGCCAAGATCGCTAAGCGCATGGCTGTCCTGATCTTCACCGACCTCCTCTGCATGGCGCCCATCTCGTTCTTCGCTATATCCGCAGCCTTTAAGGTTCCGCTCATCACCGTCACCAACTCCAAGATACTCCTGGTGTTGTTCTTTCCTATCAATTCCTGTGCCAACCCTTTCCTCTATGCCATCTTTACTAAGGCTTTCAGGAAAGATGTCTATCTGTTACTGAGTAACATGGGCTGCTGCGAGAATAAAGCTAATATGTACAGGATGAAGGCCTATTGCTCTGAGAATTTGGTGAAGAGTAGTTCTGGGAACAAAGGGACTCTGATTTGTACAACACAAATGATGGACCCTCTGCCATTGCAGAGCCAACAGCTGAAAGACGATGGAGATTTGGGgacaatctga